The Quercus robur chromosome 7, dhQueRobu3.1, whole genome shotgun sequence genome has a segment encoding these proteins:
- the LOC126692332 gene encoding protein NRT1/ PTR FAMILY 5.5-like isoform X1 gives MASSSFVRITVLIWADILTAYALFVMMQYLTNVWKLNFTHAAAIVNVFSGVATIMPVGMAFLVDAFMGDYWMLLLSSLAYSFGLSFLAMSTPHVLPDAARNCDAQKPDCIGDAQKVLFYTALVLIAIGISGHITSLESFLEQQKENQTSAQENFEKPKLMPHQVAGSLFVVLLAIVGCIALPYIKPWSVRFGIPAICTVVATFLFTTGSCSYKPSGPRPEGSPLTTVCRVFVASASKTFCHLPPNDIQEPYTRSLRCLDKAAIEVQTQNQEQIEQSRWKLCTREDVEDTKMVIRMIPMWMTFIMCGVVISIGNTYFLDQANDMNRKLGKLMVPLPIFKFFYDLVKEKFHKQYVKVTEKLMIQGRYVPPIGIFVAMLFSILCCITAASVETRRLDMIRRYLLLHKPNDSNEKIKIPMSMFWLLPQFLLLGAVEGMSTFSIDQFFTNQAPALMRRYLKLFRHGVIGVGTVGSVLSVYVVGKFSERGGRTNWFQDTLNKSRLDNYYWTLTVLSSINLFLYILVALQYTYRDPPDEDADLNIKE, from the exons ATGGCATCCTCATCCTTTGTCAGAATAACAG TTCTGATATGGGCTGACATACTAACAGCTTATGCCCTGTTTGTGATGATGCAATACTTGACAAATGTCTGGAAGCTTAACTTTACCCATGCTGCTGCAATTGTGAATGTGTTTTCTGGTGTTGCGACCATAATGCCTGTAGGCATGGCCTTCCTTGTCGATGCTTTCATGGGTGACTATTGGATGCTCTTGCTCTCTAGTCTTGCTTATAGCTTT GGGTTAAGCTTCTTGGCAATGTCAACACCACATGTTCTTCCAGATGCTGCAAGGAACTGTGATGCACAGAAGCCAGATTGCATTGGTGATGCCCAAAAGGTTCTCTTCTATACAGCGTTAGTACTGATAGCCATTGGGATATCTGGTCATATCACATCCTTAGAGTCTTTCCTGGAACAACAAAAGGAGAACCAAACAAGTgctcaagaaaattttgaaaagccaAAGCTAATGCCACATCAAGTGGCAGGCAGCCTTTTTGTGGTCCTCCTTGCAATTGTTGGATGTATTGCACTTCCATATATAAAGCCATGGTCTGTCCGATTTGGAATACCAGCAATATGCACTGTAGTGGCAACTTTTCTATTCACAACTGGCTCATGTTCATACAAACCGTCTGGACCGCGGCCAGAGGGGAGTCCTCTTACAACTGTATGTAGAGTCTTTGTAGCCTCTGCTTCCAAGACGTTTTGTCATCTCCCACCAAATGATATTCAGGAGCCTTACACGCGGAGTCTcag gTGCCTTGACAAGGCTGCCATTGAAgtccaaacccaaaatcaagagCAGATTGAACAAAGTAGATGGAAACTTTGCACCAGAGAAGATGTGGAGGATACTAAAATGGTTATACGCATGATACCCATGTGGATGACCTTCATTATGTGTGGGGTTGTGATTTCCATAGGAAACACTTATTTTTTAGATCAAGCAAATGATATGAATCGCAAGCTTGGAAAATTGATGGTCCCTCTTCccatatttaaatttttctatGACCTTGTAAAAGAAAAGTTCCATAAACAGTATGTCAAAGTAACTGAAAAATTAATGATTCAAGGAAGATATGTACCCCCCATTGGAATCTTTGTAGCAATGCTGTTTTCTATATTATGTTGTATCACAGCTGCAAGTGTGGAAACCAGGAGGCTTGACATGATTAGAAGGTACCTGTTACTTCACAAACCTAATGACAGtaatgagaaaatcaaaatcccaATGAGCATGTTTTGGCTTCTTCCACAGTTTCTCCTTCTTGGTGCCGTTGAAGGAATGTCTACCTTCAGCATTGATCAATTCTTCACTAATCAAGCTCCTGCCTTAATGAGGCGCTACTTGAAACTTTTCCGCCACGGTGTAATTGGAGTTGGAACTGTAGGTAGTGTCCTTTCGGTTTATGTTGTGGGTAAATTCAGTGAAAGGGGAGGAAGGACAAATTGGTTTCAGGACACACTGAATAAAAGTCGATTGGATAACTACTATTGGACACTGACAGTGTTGAGTTctataaatctttttttgtaCATCTTGGTGGCATTGCAGTACACCTATAGAGACCCACCAGATGAAGATGCCGATTTAAACATCAAAGAATGA
- the LOC126692332 gene encoding protein NRT1/ PTR FAMILY 5.5-like isoform X2 yields the protein MASFVRITVLIWADILTAYALFVMMQYLTNVWKLNFTHAAAIVNVFSGVATIMPVGMAFLVDAFMGDYWMLLLSSLAYSFGLSFLAMSTPHVLPDAARNCDAQKPDCIGDAQKVLFYTALVLIAIGISGHITSLESFLEQQKENQTSAQENFEKPKLMPHQVAGSLFVVLLAIVGCIALPYIKPWSVRFGIPAICTVVATFLFTTGSCSYKPSGPRPEGSPLTTVCRVFVASASKTFCHLPPNDIQEPYTRSLRCLDKAAIEVQTQNQEQIEQSRWKLCTREDVEDTKMVIRMIPMWMTFIMCGVVISIGNTYFLDQANDMNRKLGKLMVPLPIFKFFYDLVKEKFHKQYVKVTEKLMIQGRYVPPIGIFVAMLFSILCCITAASVETRRLDMIRRYLLLHKPNDSNEKIKIPMSMFWLLPQFLLLGAVEGMSTFSIDQFFTNQAPALMRRYLKLFRHGVIGVGTVGSVLSVYVVGKFSERGGRTNWFQDTLNKSRLDNYYWTLTVLSSINLFLYILVALQYTYRDPPDEDADLNIKE from the exons TTCTGATATGGGCTGACATACTAACAGCTTATGCCCTGTTTGTGATGATGCAATACTTGACAAATGTCTGGAAGCTTAACTTTACCCATGCTGCTGCAATTGTGAATGTGTTTTCTGGTGTTGCGACCATAATGCCTGTAGGCATGGCCTTCCTTGTCGATGCTTTCATGGGTGACTATTGGATGCTCTTGCTCTCTAGTCTTGCTTATAGCTTT GGGTTAAGCTTCTTGGCAATGTCAACACCACATGTTCTTCCAGATGCTGCAAGGAACTGTGATGCACAGAAGCCAGATTGCATTGGTGATGCCCAAAAGGTTCTCTTCTATACAGCGTTAGTACTGATAGCCATTGGGATATCTGGTCATATCACATCCTTAGAGTCTTTCCTGGAACAACAAAAGGAGAACCAAACAAGTgctcaagaaaattttgaaaagccaAAGCTAATGCCACATCAAGTGGCAGGCAGCCTTTTTGTGGTCCTCCTTGCAATTGTTGGATGTATTGCACTTCCATATATAAAGCCATGGTCTGTCCGATTTGGAATACCAGCAATATGCACTGTAGTGGCAACTTTTCTATTCACAACTGGCTCATGTTCATACAAACCGTCTGGACCGCGGCCAGAGGGGAGTCCTCTTACAACTGTATGTAGAGTCTTTGTAGCCTCTGCTTCCAAGACGTTTTGTCATCTCCCACCAAATGATATTCAGGAGCCTTACACGCGGAGTCTcag gTGCCTTGACAAGGCTGCCATTGAAgtccaaacccaaaatcaagagCAGATTGAACAAAGTAGATGGAAACTTTGCACCAGAGAAGATGTGGAGGATACTAAAATGGTTATACGCATGATACCCATGTGGATGACCTTCATTATGTGTGGGGTTGTGATTTCCATAGGAAACACTTATTTTTTAGATCAAGCAAATGATATGAATCGCAAGCTTGGAAAATTGATGGTCCCTCTTCccatatttaaatttttctatGACCTTGTAAAAGAAAAGTTCCATAAACAGTATGTCAAAGTAACTGAAAAATTAATGATTCAAGGAAGATATGTACCCCCCATTGGAATCTTTGTAGCAATGCTGTTTTCTATATTATGTTGTATCACAGCTGCAAGTGTGGAAACCAGGAGGCTTGACATGATTAGAAGGTACCTGTTACTTCACAAACCTAATGACAGtaatgagaaaatcaaaatcccaATGAGCATGTTTTGGCTTCTTCCACAGTTTCTCCTTCTTGGTGCCGTTGAAGGAATGTCTACCTTCAGCATTGATCAATTCTTCACTAATCAAGCTCCTGCCTTAATGAGGCGCTACTTGAAACTTTTCCGCCACGGTGTAATTGGAGTTGGAACTGTAGGTAGTGTCCTTTCGGTTTATGTTGTGGGTAAATTCAGTGAAAGGGGAGGAAGGACAAATTGGTTTCAGGACACACTGAATAAAAGTCGATTGGATAACTACTATTGGACACTGACAGTGTTGAGTTctataaatctttttttgtaCATCTTGGTGGCATTGCAGTACACCTATAGAGACCCACCAGATGAAGATGCCGATTTAAACATCAAAGAATGA
- the LOC126692332 gene encoding protein NRT1/ PTR FAMILY 5.5-like isoform X3: MASSSFVRITAYALFVMMQYLTNVWKLNFTHAAAIVNVFSGVATIMPVGMAFLVDAFMGDYWMLLLSSLAYSFGLSFLAMSTPHVLPDAARNCDAQKPDCIGDAQKVLFYTALVLIAIGISGHITSLESFLEQQKENQTSAQENFEKPKLMPHQVAGSLFVVLLAIVGCIALPYIKPWSVRFGIPAICTVVATFLFTTGSCSYKPSGPRPEGSPLTTVCRVFVASASKTFCHLPPNDIQEPYTRSLRCLDKAAIEVQTQNQEQIEQSRWKLCTREDVEDTKMVIRMIPMWMTFIMCGVVISIGNTYFLDQANDMNRKLGKLMVPLPIFKFFYDLVKEKFHKQYVKVTEKLMIQGRYVPPIGIFVAMLFSILCCITAASVETRRLDMIRRYLLLHKPNDSNEKIKIPMSMFWLLPQFLLLGAVEGMSTFSIDQFFTNQAPALMRRYLKLFRHGVIGVGTVGSVLSVYVVGKFSERGGRTNWFQDTLNKSRLDNYYWTLTVLSSINLFLYILVALQYTYRDPPDEDADLNIKE, translated from the exons ATGGCATCCTCATCCTTTGTCAGAATAACAG CTTATGCCCTGTTTGTGATGATGCAATACTTGACAAATGTCTGGAAGCTTAACTTTACCCATGCTGCTGCAATTGTGAATGTGTTTTCTGGTGTTGCGACCATAATGCCTGTAGGCATGGCCTTCCTTGTCGATGCTTTCATGGGTGACTATTGGATGCTCTTGCTCTCTAGTCTTGCTTATAGCTTT GGGTTAAGCTTCTTGGCAATGTCAACACCACATGTTCTTCCAGATGCTGCAAGGAACTGTGATGCACAGAAGCCAGATTGCATTGGTGATGCCCAAAAGGTTCTCTTCTATACAGCGTTAGTACTGATAGCCATTGGGATATCTGGTCATATCACATCCTTAGAGTCTTTCCTGGAACAACAAAAGGAGAACCAAACAAGTgctcaagaaaattttgaaaagccaAAGCTAATGCCACATCAAGTGGCAGGCAGCCTTTTTGTGGTCCTCCTTGCAATTGTTGGATGTATTGCACTTCCATATATAAAGCCATGGTCTGTCCGATTTGGAATACCAGCAATATGCACTGTAGTGGCAACTTTTCTATTCACAACTGGCTCATGTTCATACAAACCGTCTGGACCGCGGCCAGAGGGGAGTCCTCTTACAACTGTATGTAGAGTCTTTGTAGCCTCTGCTTCCAAGACGTTTTGTCATCTCCCACCAAATGATATTCAGGAGCCTTACACGCGGAGTCTcag gTGCCTTGACAAGGCTGCCATTGAAgtccaaacccaaaatcaagagCAGATTGAACAAAGTAGATGGAAACTTTGCACCAGAGAAGATGTGGAGGATACTAAAATGGTTATACGCATGATACCCATGTGGATGACCTTCATTATGTGTGGGGTTGTGATTTCCATAGGAAACACTTATTTTTTAGATCAAGCAAATGATATGAATCGCAAGCTTGGAAAATTGATGGTCCCTCTTCccatatttaaatttttctatGACCTTGTAAAAGAAAAGTTCCATAAACAGTATGTCAAAGTAACTGAAAAATTAATGATTCAAGGAAGATATGTACCCCCCATTGGAATCTTTGTAGCAATGCTGTTTTCTATATTATGTTGTATCACAGCTGCAAGTGTGGAAACCAGGAGGCTTGACATGATTAGAAGGTACCTGTTACTTCACAAACCTAATGACAGtaatgagaaaatcaaaatcccaATGAGCATGTTTTGGCTTCTTCCACAGTTTCTCCTTCTTGGTGCCGTTGAAGGAATGTCTACCTTCAGCATTGATCAATTCTTCACTAATCAAGCTCCTGCCTTAATGAGGCGCTACTTGAAACTTTTCCGCCACGGTGTAATTGGAGTTGGAACTGTAGGTAGTGTCCTTTCGGTTTATGTTGTGGGTAAATTCAGTGAAAGGGGAGGAAGGACAAATTGGTTTCAGGACACACTGAATAAAAGTCGATTGGATAACTACTATTGGACACTGACAGTGTTGAGTTctataaatctttttttgtaCATCTTGGTGGCATTGCAGTACACCTATAGAGACCCACCAGATGAAGATGCCGATTTAAACATCAAAGAATGA
- the LOC126692332 gene encoding protein NRT1/ PTR FAMILY 5.5-like isoform X4 — translation MSTPHVLPDAARNCDAQKPDCIGDAQKVLFYTALVLIAIGISGHITSLESFLEQQKENQTSAQENFEKPKLMPHQVAGSLFVVLLAIVGCIALPYIKPWSVRFGIPAICTVVATFLFTTGSCSYKPSGPRPEGSPLTTVCRVFVASASKTFCHLPPNDIQEPYTRSLRCLDKAAIEVQTQNQEQIEQSRWKLCTREDVEDTKMVIRMIPMWMTFIMCGVVISIGNTYFLDQANDMNRKLGKLMVPLPIFKFFYDLVKEKFHKQYVKVTEKLMIQGRYVPPIGIFVAMLFSILCCITAASVETRRLDMIRRYLLLHKPNDSNEKIKIPMSMFWLLPQFLLLGAVEGMSTFSIDQFFTNQAPALMRRYLKLFRHGVIGVGTVGSVLSVYVVGKFSERGGRTNWFQDTLNKSRLDNYYWTLTVLSSINLFLYILVALQYTYRDPPDEDADLNIKE, via the exons ATGTCAACACCACATGTTCTTCCAGATGCTGCAAGGAACTGTGATGCACAGAAGCCAGATTGCATTGGTGATGCCCAAAAGGTTCTCTTCTATACAGCGTTAGTACTGATAGCCATTGGGATATCTGGTCATATCACATCCTTAGAGTCTTTCCTGGAACAACAAAAGGAGAACCAAACAAGTgctcaagaaaattttgaaaagccaAAGCTAATGCCACATCAAGTGGCAGGCAGCCTTTTTGTGGTCCTCCTTGCAATTGTTGGATGTATTGCACTTCCATATATAAAGCCATGGTCTGTCCGATTTGGAATACCAGCAATATGCACTGTAGTGGCAACTTTTCTATTCACAACTGGCTCATGTTCATACAAACCGTCTGGACCGCGGCCAGAGGGGAGTCCTCTTACAACTGTATGTAGAGTCTTTGTAGCCTCTGCTTCCAAGACGTTTTGTCATCTCCCACCAAATGATATTCAGGAGCCTTACACGCGGAGTCTcag gTGCCTTGACAAGGCTGCCATTGAAgtccaaacccaaaatcaagagCAGATTGAACAAAGTAGATGGAAACTTTGCACCAGAGAAGATGTGGAGGATACTAAAATGGTTATACGCATGATACCCATGTGGATGACCTTCATTATGTGTGGGGTTGTGATTTCCATAGGAAACACTTATTTTTTAGATCAAGCAAATGATATGAATCGCAAGCTTGGAAAATTGATGGTCCCTCTTCccatatttaaatttttctatGACCTTGTAAAAGAAAAGTTCCATAAACAGTATGTCAAAGTAACTGAAAAATTAATGATTCAAGGAAGATATGTACCCCCCATTGGAATCTTTGTAGCAATGCTGTTTTCTATATTATGTTGTATCACAGCTGCAAGTGTGGAAACCAGGAGGCTTGACATGATTAGAAGGTACCTGTTACTTCACAAACCTAATGACAGtaatgagaaaatcaaaatcccaATGAGCATGTTTTGGCTTCTTCCACAGTTTCTCCTTCTTGGTGCCGTTGAAGGAATGTCTACCTTCAGCATTGATCAATTCTTCACTAATCAAGCTCCTGCCTTAATGAGGCGCTACTTGAAACTTTTCCGCCACGGTGTAATTGGAGTTGGAACTGTAGGTAGTGTCCTTTCGGTTTATGTTGTGGGTAAATTCAGTGAAAGGGGAGGAAGGACAAATTGGTTTCAGGACACACTGAATAAAAGTCGATTGGATAACTACTATTGGACACTGACAGTGTTGAGTTctataaatctttttttgtaCATCTTGGTGGCATTGCAGTACACCTATAGAGACCCACCAGATGAAGATGCCGATTTAAACATCAAAGAATGA